The following coding sequences lie in one Glycine max cultivar Williams 82 chromosome 19, Glycine_max_v4.0, whole genome shotgun sequence genomic window:
- the LOC100306722 gene encoding mitochondrial fission 1 protein A-like gives MDAKFGSLFETIGNFFTGGEQIPWCDRDVIAGCEREVAEAANGDSEERKNESIMRLSWALVHSRQKEDIQRGIAMLETSLGNDKSPLHQREKLYLLAVGYYRSNDYGRSRQLVEQCLEIAPDWRQALSLKKIVEDRIAKDGVIGIGITATAVGLIVGGIATALARRS, from the exons ATGGACGCCAAGTTCGGAAGCCTCTTCGAAACCATCGGAAACTTCTTCACCGGCGGTGAGCAGATCCCGTGGTGCGACCGTGACGTCATCGCT GGCTGTGAGAGAGAAGTTGCAGAGGCTGCTAATGGTGACTCTGAGGAGCGGAAGAATGAGAGTATAATGAGGTTGTCATGGGCTCTTGTTCATTCAAGGCAAAAGGAAGATATTCAGCGTGGGATAGCCATGCTTGAAA CTTCCTTGGGCAATGATAAAAGTCCTTTGCATCAAAGAGAGAAGCTTTATCTTCTGGCTGTAGGTTACTATAGAAGTAATGACTATGGAAGGAGCCGGCAGCTTGTGGAGCAATGTTTGGAG ATTGCACCTGATTGGAGGCAGGCACTATCCCTCAAGAAAATAGTTGAAGATCGAATTGCTAAAG ATGGTGTAATAGGAATTGGCATCACTGCAACAGCTGTGGGACTTATAGTCGGTGGCATAGCTACGGCACTGGCCAGGAGGAGTTGA